Within Sorangiineae bacterium MSr11367, the genomic segment GCGAACTTCGTCTCCAAGGCGTCGGCGTACCCGGCTTCCTCGCCATCCGCGCGCGGCAACACGCCCGCAGCACCGGCCGAGCCTGCGGGGACGGCAACGCAAATCATGTGGGAAGTGGCCATCGTGCGCGACAAGCCGCGCACCGGACTGGTCGTCGCACGGCTTCCGCGCGGGACGAACGTGCACCTCGGAGCAAGCCAAGACGGTGGCTGGTACCAGGTGAAGTACGGGGAGAACTTCGCCTCCGAGGGCTGGCTTTACCGCGCGGCCATCGGCAAGTAGCGGGCGCCCCTATTTCGCGCCGGCGGCAGCGCCTTTGATGGCGATGCCGAGCACCAAGATGCCGCCCTTGTGGCTCTGACCCGCGACGAAGAACGGCTCGTTCGGGGACGCGACGACCTCGATCTTCTTGAGAAATTCCTCGCCCTTGGGCGCGCCGATGCTCGCGGCGAGGCGATAGCGCTCCGGCTTCTGCGTTTTCTCGAGCAGCACGAGATTGAGTTTGCGGCCGTCGACGAGGACGTACTCGATGGGCTGCCCCTTTTTGATCGCGATGCCTTTGCGATCGAGCAGCTTGTACGTGTTGAAGGAGCTGAACGGCGGCTTTTTCAGCTGCGGAAGGTTGCCGATGCTCGGGTCGATGGCGCCGGCGCCCGCCTGCTGCGTGGCATGGAGCACCATGATTTCCACGTTGGCCGATTCGTCGGCCTGGGCATGCGCGACCGACGACGTGGTGATGACGGCGGCCGACAGGCCGAGCGCGGCCATCGAGAGAGACACTGCCACCAACGCGGATCGAAGGGCCATCACTTGGTTCCTGGCTTGTTGTCGCCGATCCACACGACGATGCTCGAGCCCGACTCACCCGAGACCGTCGGAACGTAGAAAACCGATATTTCGCGCGAGGGAGACTCCACCTGCTCCAACTCGACACCGCCCGGCGTGACCTCCGTTTCAGGCGCCGCCGCGGCCACGGCCGATGGCTCCGTGGCGGGTGCCTCCGGTTCGGTGGCGGGCGCAGCCGGCGTGTTCGCGGCGGTCTGCGGTGCGGGGGCGTCCGGGAAATCCGGCGCACGGAAGAACATGAACCAACTTGCGGCCAGCGCGAGCGCCGCGGAGACGGTGCCGGCAACGACGGCGCGACGCAGGCGGATCGGTTTCGGGTCCGCGTTCGGTTTGCGATCGACCTCGTACCGCGTGGCCTTCACCATCACGTCATCGACGATGCGATCGACGGCCTTGGGAACGGGCCGCGCCGCCTCGCTCACGGCGATGCACTCGGATAGCGTGCGAAACTCCTCCACCAAGCGGGCGGCCTCGGCGTCGCGGGCTACCCAGGCGGCCACGCGCTCGGCGGCGGCCCCCTCGAGCTCGCCATCGGCGTAAGCCATGAGGTCCAGCATCGCCTCCTCACCGAAGGGGTGTGCTCCTTCTGCGGCGCTCATTGCGCGTCCTCCTCGCCCGGCGCTTCGGCCGACGCCGGATCCACGCTCTCGGGGGGCGTGCCCACCTGCTCGGCGTAGCAATCCGCCAAGGCTCGCTGGAGCTTCTGACGTGCGTGGAATAGACGGCTCATGATCGTACCTTTTGAAACTCCCATGGCCTGCGCCATCTCTTCGTAGCTGAGGCCGTCGACTTCTCGCATCACGATGACGCCCCGGTGATAGGGCGGTAGCGCTTCGAGCGCCTGTTGCAATCGAACACCGATCTCGCGCCGGCGGACGGCATCGACGGGATCGGCACCTTCCACGCGGCTGACGAAGGGGAAAAGGGCCTCCTGATCTTCCTCTTCGTGGCGGCGTTCGTCCGGTTCGCTGAGCTTGTGGCCCGGCTTGCGGAGAAGGTCGATGCTGAGGTTCGTGATGATGCGGTACAGCCAGGTAAAAAAGCTCGATGATCCCTGGAAGCTATGGAGGCTCTTGAAGACCCTCAAGAAAGCGTCCTGAACGAGCTCGCGGGCGTCGTTTTCGTCCCGAACGAGGGCCAAGGCAATGGCAAAGGCGCGCCGTTGGTGCCGTTCCACGAGCTGTCGGAACGAGGCCATGTCTCCTGCTTGTGCCCGCGCGATAAGCTGCCGATCCTCCTCTGCTTCTTTTGCCCTCTGCGCTTTGTTGGACGCCGCATGGGCGCGCGTATTCACCGGCCCGGGCACCACGCCCATGCGAGGGGGTGTTCCAGGAGCACTCGAGGTTTCCGCGGCCTCGCGCGAGTGAGCCTCGGGCTCCTCCTCGCTCTCCCCACCTTCCAACCCTGAAGAAGCAGGGGGCGATTCCGACGACGGGTGAACACTCACCCCTCTACCCATAGTTTCGGCGGCCCAAAGTCACAAGAGCCTGCTCCCGAAACGTGCCCCTGCCCCTGCCCGTCCACGTGCCCGTCTGCCGTTCTGCCGATTCGGGTCACGGGCAAGGGCACGTTTACGGAGGTGGGCGCGACCTTTACGGAGTAGGCAATGGAGACACGCGGCGGGGCTTGGGCATGTCTTTCTCTTGCAGCTCACCCAAGGTGACCTTCAGGTCGAAGGCTTTGCCCATGCGCAAGACGCGGAGGGTGACGGTTTTGCCGACTCCGGCGGTGCTCGCCATCCACGAGAGCAAGGTGCCGCGGTCGATGGGCTGGCCATCGAACTGCACGATGACATCGCCCGCCTTGAGATCGGCCTTGTCGGCGGGGCTGCCGGGGGCGACGTATTCGATGACCGCGCCCTTGTCGTCGGTCAACTTGAGCTCCGTGCGATCTTCCGGGGCGAGTTCGCGGATGTCACGGATGCGCACGCCCAAGGCGCTGCGCGTGACGTGGCCATCGCGAAGCAGCATGGGAAGCAGTTGCTTGACCATGTTGATCGGGATCGCGAAGCCGATGCCCTGCGCACCGCCTCCGCGGATGGCGGTGTTGATGCCCACCACCTCGCCCCGCAAATTGAGCAGCGGGCCGCCGGAGTTGCCGGGGTTGATGGACGCATCCGTCTGCAAGAAGTTGTAATAGCCCGTGGGATCAAGCGGCACGTCGTCGCGGGTGCGACCTTTGGCGCTGATGATGCCGGCGCTCACCGTATGCGAAAGCCCGAACGGGTTGCCGATGGCCACGGTCCAATCGCCGACTTCGGCGCCGTCCGAATCGCCCAGCGGGAGCGGCTGGAATGGAGCGCCGCCTTGGGCCGCTCCGGAACGATCCTTGGCTTCGAGGCGGACCACGGCGATGTCCGTGCGCGGGTCGCGGCCTACGAGCTTGCCCGGGTATTCACGGTTGTCGGCAAGGCGCACGGTGATGACCTCTGCGCCCTCGATGACGTGGTTGTTCGTCAGGACGGTGCCGTCCTTGTCGATGATGAAGCCCGTGCCGAGACCTTTGATCTCGCGGCGACGGCCGCGCATCGTGAAGCCGGGCAGCGCCTCGACCTCCTCGCCGATGGTGGCGATGGTCACCACGCTGGGGTCGGCCTGTTTGGCGATGGGCGCAAAGCTGAGAGGCCCGCTCTTCGCGAGATCGGTCCCTCCCGTCGAGAGGGAGGGACTCTTCGGAACTGGAACGACCCCGCTGGGAACGGGCACGGCGCCGGAGGGCAGCGCCTCCGCCGATGCACCGCCGCCGCCGCTTCTCTTGCCGCAGGCAGCCATCGAGAGCACGCTCAGAGCCACGACGGGAGCCGCGACGAGGATCGCCCAATTCCGCATTTGCGTTTTAGCCTTTCGTTTTCGTGAGCTCCACGTACCGCATGCGCAAATCGAAGAGAATCTGATGGAGGAGACGTTCTTCGTCCCCCGTGAGATTCCCTTTGGTCTTCTCTTCGAGAAGAGCAATGAGATCGATCGTCTGGCGCGCGAGCGGGAGGTTCTTTTCGAGCCGGTTCGTGTCGGGATGCGGCGCTTCTCCGAGATGGAGCAGCGCCGAATGGCTGAGCGACAGCACGAACGTCGAAAAGTCGATGCTCGGCAGTTCCTCCGGCGGTTTCTGGCTCACGATTCCTCGCTGGCTTGCTCGGGCGGCTCCGGGGCGTCGTCTTCGTCGTCGGCCTCGTCTTCGTCGTCGGCCTCGTCGTCTTCATCCTCGTCGTCTTCGTCGTCACTGGAGGCTTCGCTCGCAGCGGGCGCCGGGGACTCCGCGACAGCGGCCGCGGCAGCAATGGGCGTGGGCGGCACGACCGCAGCCGGCGCCGAAGGCTCGGCGGCGACGGCGGCGATGACCGGCGCCACCTCTTCGAAAGCCGGCGCGGGGGCCGGCGGCGGGGGCGGCTCCGGCGCGGCAACGGCCGCGGGCGGCGGGGCCGGCGGCGGAGCCACGGGGGCAGCAGCAGGTGCAACCGGCGCCGGAGCGACGGGCGCCGCAGCCACGGGCGCGGGGGCCGGCGGGGCAGCGACCACGGGCGGCGGGGCCGGCGGAGCTGGCGGCGGCGGGGCCGCAACGCGCGTGCTCTCGGGGGCGGGGGGCGGCGGCGGGGCAACTCGCTCGGCGGGGACGAACGACGGCGGGGGAGGCGGCTCGGCGGCGAGTGCCGGCTGCGCAAGGGCAATGGGCTCCGCGAGATCGGCCAGGTCCGGCAGGCCGGCGCGCTGCTTTTCGATGTCCTTCTCGGTCAGAACACCGTTGCGAAGGTTGCGCTCCCGAACGCGAATGTCCCAATCCCAAGAGTTGATGACTTTGTTATTGCTCATGAGTTCCCCTAAAAGCGAGGCCTGTCCAAACAACGAATCCGGTTGCCGATTTATGCCGGCCCGGAGTTTTCACCCGGCGTTTTGCGCCGCCCCCACTATGACTAGATGACCAGCGGCCAGCTAGTGTAACCAGCTTCGGTCACGAGGGCTTCTCGTCCTCTTCTTCTTCGTCTTCCTCTTCTTCGTCGAGGTCGTCCTCGTCTTCTTCGTCGTCGTCTTCGTCGTGATCGTGGTCGCAGTCCGGACCGTGCTCGTGATCCTCTTCGTCGTCTTCCTGCTCGGCGCGCGCCTGCTCGATTTCCTCGGGCGTGGCATCGCGCACCTCTTCGACCTTGATCGAATAGTGCAGGTCGACCCCCGCGAGCGGATGGTTCGCGTCGACGCGGACGACGTCTTTCTGAATCTCGACGACGCGCATCGCAAGCTCTTCGCCCTCGGCGAACTCCGCGACGAATTCGTCCCCCAGCTCGATGGCTGCCGGATCCGGAAATTCGGTGCGATCGATGATCAGCACCAAATCCTCGTCACGCTCGCCGAAGCCTTCGTCGGCGGGAATGACGATCTCCTTGGCATCCCCCGCCTTGAGGCCTTCGAGCGCAGCCTCCAGTCCCGGAACGAGCGTCCCGTAGCCGTGAACGTATTGAATCGGCTCGCCGCCTTCGACGGAGCTGCCGTCGATGACGACTCCCTCGGAGGTTTTGAGGGTGTAGGCCACCGTCGCGTAGCTGTCGGCCTGGATCGTCGCTGCCATTGGGGCGGACTCGTAGCGTAAAGTAGTCCACCCCGCCAGAGGTTTCGGGCCGCGGGGGCAGGGCGAACGGGGACTGTGGGTGAACTAGACGGCCCTCAGGGAGGCCGCGATCTCAGCCGGGTGAACGATATGGCCCGCGATGGCGCTCGCGGCAACGACCAGCGGGCTTGCAAGATACACCTTTCCGGGGCCGCTTCTTCCGGGAAAATTCCGATTCTGGGAGCTCACGGTGACTTGGTCGGGCGAATCGCTGACGCCGGGCCCGGCCTTGATGCAGGCCCCGCACGATGGGTCGACCAATTCGGCCCCGGCCCGGTGAAAAATGTCGAGGTAGCCGCGCGATTCGGCGTAGCGGCGGATGTCCTGCGATCCGAACTGGATGTACAGGTGCACGCCGTCGGCCACCCGCTTGCCCTGCTCCACCGCGGATTGGAGCACGGTGGCGTACATGTCCATGTCGGCCTTTTTGCCGCCGGTGCACGAGCCGCCGTAGGCGATGTCGATTTTCACGCTGGAGGAGGTGAGGGAATCGATGGGGATGCCATTTCGCGGATCGCCCGGGGTGGCGACCATCGGCGAGAGCGCGGCGAGGTCGATGTCGAAGGTGGCCACGTAGCTCGCGCCGGGATCGGCGCGGACGATGCGCGCACGGACGCTGTCGGCGTCGAGGCCGCGCTGCGCGACCAGGTAGTCGACGACCACCTCGTCCGCCTCGATGATGCCGGTGAAGCCGCCCGCCTCGACGGCCATGTTGGTAAGGGTGGCGCGTTCGTCCAGCGGGAGGGAGGCGATGCCGTCGCCGGCAAACTCGAGGACCTTGCCGATGCCCTGACCGCTCTTGAAGAAGGGCTGGCTCAAAATGTGGAGCATGACGTCCTTCGCGCAGACGCCCGCGGGCAAGACGCCGCGAAGCACGAAGCGCGCGGTCTCGGGCACGGTGACCCGGATGTCCTTGGTGAACCACGCATTGGCCATGTCCGTGGACCCCACGCCGAACGCGAAGCAACCGAGGGCGCCGGCCATGCACGTGTGCGAGTCGGTTCCGGCGACGAGCTGCCCGGGGAGGGCAATTTCCTCGATGACTTTGTTGTGGCAGATGGCGTCGGAGCCCACAAGCTTTCCATCGCGCTGCACTTCGCCGTAGAGCTTCACGCGATGGCGGCGGCTGAATTCCTCCTGGACGGTGGCGAGCTCGCGGGCCTGCGCGTCGAGGCCCATGTCGCGGTGGGCCTTGGACATGACGCGATCGAGGAACGTGAGGTGATCGCGGAAGGCGAAGACGCTCTCGGGGTCTTTGACCGTGGCCTCGTCGCCGAGCTCCGCGCGGAAGATGGCGTCGGCCATGGGCGTCACGTACTCGTGCGAGAAGCGCACGTCGGTGCGCGCGAAGAAGGCATCGCCCGGTTGCACCGCGGGCACACCCAAGGTACCCCGGCTCGCGTCCACGATGGCGTGGGCCGCGAGGATCTTCTCGGCGAGGGTCATGGGCCGCGGGGACGTGGTGATGGCCGGCGGCGTGGTGCGGCCGGCCATGCGCGCGCGGTTGTAGGCGAAAAGGCCGCCATGCTCGACGACCGCGGCGCTGATGGCATCCAGCCCGCGGGTGAATTCCTCCATGGGGATGGCCTCCCCGCGGGCGATGCGCGGGATCAGGCCGAAGTCGGTGCTGGTGAGAAGGCCGATGTTTTGCGCATTCTGGCGGTAGATCTTCTCGATGCTCTTGGCGACGACGAGCTTCACGCCCGCCTTGAGCTCACTGTACGGGGCGGTCTCGCGCGAGGAGCCGCAGCCCTTGGAGATGCCGCTGACGATGACGCCGAAGCCACCGTTCTTGATGTGATCGCGCTGCACGACGCCGCCGCGAAGGCCCACCAGGCAGTACCGGGCCAGGGTCTCGTCGTAGTAGTAGCAAACCCATCCCGGGGTCAGCTCGTCGGTGGAGATGTTGCCGAGGAGTGCGCGTTCGGGATCCCACGCGAGCTCTTCGCCGGCGAGCTGGGCGGCGAGGAGACCGGGATCTTCGGTGAGCTGGAGAATTTTGCCTTCGATGCGAACCGTTTGGGCATCCGAGACCATGCCCACAGGTCTAGCATCGTCGCCGCCGCACGTGACCCGGGTCGCCATCGTTACAACCAGTTATCCCCGCGACGACGATGACGCATCGGGGCATTTCGTACGGGCCGAGGTCGATCAGCTGCGACGAGCCGGCGCCACCGTGGAGGTCTTCGTGCCACGGGGCCCGGCCTTCGGCTGGCCGGGCGTGGCGGCACGCCTTCGCGAACGGCCGTGGCGTGCGACGGGGGTGCCCTTCGAGATGGCGCGCATGGCGCGGGCGCTGCGCGCGGCGGGGCGCTTCGATCGGACGATTGCGCATTTCGTCGTGCCCAGTGCGCTGCTCGCGCTTTCGGCGAAGCACCGCGGGGGGCTGGAGCTCGTTTCGCACGGGGGCGATGTGCGGCTCTTGGTGGCGCTCCCGGGTGCGGTGCGACGGTACGCGGTGCGGGCGATGCTGCAGCATGCGCAACTGTGGCGTTTCCCGTCGGAGGCACTGCTCGGCGATCTCGCATCGGCGCTGGGCCACGAGGAACGGCGCGCGCTGGGGACGATTGCGCGCGTGGTGCCGCCGCCGTTCGAGATGCCCGAGATCCCTGCACGGGGCAGCCAGGGTCCCCGAAACCTCCCCGCCTCCCCCCCTCCCTGTTCCATTCTCTGGGTCTGCGCCGCGCGCCTGATCCCGAGCAAGCGCATCGACCGCGCCATCGAGCATGCCG encodes:
- a CDS encoding sigma-70 family RNA polymerase sigma factor yields the protein MASFRQLVERHQRRAFAIALALVRDENDARELVQDAFLRVFKSLHSFQGSSSFFTWLYRIITNLSIDLLRKPGHKLSEPDERRHEEEDQEALFPFVSRVEGADPVDAVRRREIGVRLQQALEALPPYHRGVIVMREVDGLSYEEMAQAMGVSKGTIMSRLFHARQKLQRALADCYAEQVGTPPESVDPASAEAPGEEDAQ
- a CDS encoding trypsin-like peptidase domain-containing protein, whose amino-acid sequence is MRNWAILVAAPVVALSVLSMAACGKRSGGGGASAEALPSGAVPVPSGVVPVPKSPSLSTGGTDLAKSGPLSFAPIAKQADPSVVTIATIGEEVEALPGFTMRGRRREIKGLGTGFIIDKDGTVLTNNHVIEGAEVITVRLADNREYPGKLVGRDPRTDIAVVRLEAKDRSGAAQGGAPFQPLPLGDSDGAEVGDWTVAIGNPFGLSHTVSAGIISAKGRTRDDVPLDPTGYYNFLQTDASINPGNSGGPLLNLRGEVVGINTAIRGGGAQGIGFAIPINMVKQLLPMLLRDGHVTRSALGVRIRDIRELAPEDRTELKLTDDKGAVIEYVAPGSPADKADLKAGDVIVQFDGQPIDRGTLLSWMASTAGVGKTVTLRVLRMGKAFDLKVTLGELQEKDMPKPRRVSPLPTP
- a CDS encoding DUF1844 domain-containing protein, which codes for MSQKPPEELPSIDFSTFVLSLSHSALLHLGEAPHPDTNRLEKNLPLARQTIDLIALLEEKTKGNLTGDEERLLHQILFDLRMRYVELTKTKG
- a CDS encoding peptidylprolyl isomerase; amino-acid sequence: MAATIQADSYATVAYTLKTSEGVVIDGSSVEGGEPIQYVHGYGTLVPGLEAALEGLKAGDAKEIVIPADEGFGERDEDLVLIIDRTEFPDPAAIELGDEFVAEFAEGEELAMRVVEIQKDVVRVDANHPLAGVDLHYSIKVEEVRDATPEEIEQARAEQEDDEEDHEHGPDCDHDHDEDDDEEDEDDLDEEEEDEEEEDEKPS
- a CDS encoding 3-isopropylmalate dehydratase produces the protein MVSDAQTVRIEGKILQLTEDPGLLAAQLAGEELAWDPERALLGNISTDELTPGWVCYYYDETLARYCLVGLRGGVVQRDHIKNGGFGVIVSGISKGCGSSRETAPYSELKAGVKLVVAKSIEKIYRQNAQNIGLLTSTDFGLIPRIARGEAIPMEEFTRGLDAISAAVVEHGGLFAYNRARMAGRTTPPAITTSPRPMTLAEKILAAHAIVDASRGTLGVPAVQPGDAFFARTDVRFSHEYVTPMADAIFRAELGDEATVKDPESVFAFRDHLTFLDRVMSKAHRDMGLDAQARELATVQEEFSRRHRVKLYGEVQRDGKLVGSDAICHNKVIEEIALPGQLVAGTDSHTCMAGALGCFAFGVGSTDMANAWFTKDIRVTVPETARFVLRGVLPAGVCAKDVMLHILSQPFFKSGQGIGKVLEFAGDGIASLPLDERATLTNMAVEAGGFTGIIEADEVVVDYLVAQRGLDADSVRARIVRADPGASYVATFDIDLAALSPMVATPGDPRNGIPIDSLTSSSVKIDIAYGGSCTGGKKADMDMYATVLQSAVEQGKRVADGVHLYIQFGSQDIRRYAESRGYLDIFHRAGAELVDPSCGACIKAGPGVSDSPDQVTVSSQNRNFPGRSGPGKVYLASPLVVAASAIAGHIVHPAEIAASLRAV
- a CDS encoding glycosyltransferase family 4 protein encodes the protein MPTGLASSPPHVTRVAIVTTSYPRDDDDASGHFVRAEVDQLRRAGATVEVFVPRGPAFGWPGVAARLRERPWRATGVPFEMARMARALRAAGRFDRTIAHFVVPSALLALSAKHRGGLELVSHGGDVRLLVALPGAVRRYAVRAMLQHAQLWRFPSEALLGDLASALGHEERRALGTIARVVPPPFEMPEIPARGSQGPRNLPASPPPCSILWVCAARLIPSKRIDRAIEHAAAHGARLVVVGDGPEQARLQRLARARGADVHFVGRKPRSETLAWIASADALVHASEAEGLSTVVREAEALGTPVIDLSFTPIICQGGT